In one window of Meiothermus sp. DNA:
- the pilM gene encoding type IV pilus assembly protein PilM: MRDFFGGLLRPRVEALGLEIGSANIKMVELSGTPPSLKNLSIRPTPLGVIQEGSIIEPGALADAIKEMLAEMRTRKRYVVTAASNLAVITRTLQVPKMPLKQMEEAVRWEAERYIPFPIDEVVLDYAPLDPLEAIPEGEQMDVVVGAARQETVASLVEALKAAGLEPLIIDVKPFAGLRTLSGRLVATDREPITLFLEIGAESSALVLTRGERLLLNRVINLSGKDFTAAISKAFNLDAVAAEDAKKNYGLATIPTEDEDLLLDFDAERERFNPARMYDAIRPVLVELTTELRRSLEFFRVQVGDLGVDQGFVAGGGSKLRSLVPLLADTLGIPLEIADPWQGIQIDKSRFDLEYLRSLSPEFTVPVGLALRGVNPLD, translated from the coding sequence GTGCGTGATTTTTTTGGCGGGTTGCTGAGACCCAGGGTCGAGGCACTTGGCCTCGAGATTGGATCGGCCAACATAAAGATGGTCGAGCTGTCCGGAACTCCCCCCAGCCTGAAGAACTTGAGCATCAGGCCCACCCCGCTGGGGGTTATTCAGGAGGGTTCGATCATCGAGCCGGGTGCGCTGGCCGATGCCATCAAAGAGATGCTGGCCGAGATGCGTACCCGCAAGCGCTACGTGGTCACGGCTGCCAGCAACCTGGCCGTCATTACCCGTACCTTGCAGGTACCCAAGATGCCCCTCAAGCAGATGGAAGAGGCAGTGCGCTGGGAGGCCGAGCGTTACATCCCCTTCCCGATTGACGAGGTCGTCCTGGATTATGCACCCCTGGATCCCCTCGAGGCCATCCCGGAAGGCGAGCAGATGGACGTGGTGGTGGGGGCAGCCCGGCAAGAGACTGTGGCCAGCCTGGTCGAGGCCCTCAAGGCAGCCGGTCTGGAACCCCTGATCATTGACGTGAAGCCCTTCGCCGGGCTGCGCACCTTGAGCGGGCGGCTGGTCGCTACCGACCGAGAGCCCATCACCCTGTTTCTCGAGATTGGCGCCGAGTCCTCGGCTCTGGTGCTTACCCGGGGTGAGCGGCTGCTCCTCAACCGCGTCATCAACCTGTCGGGCAAGGACTTCACCGCCGCCATCTCCAAGGCTTTCAACCTCGATGCAGTCGCCGCTGAGGATGCCAAGAAAAACTACGGTCTGGCCACCATCCCCACCGAGGATGAAGACCTGCTCCTGGACTTCGACGCCGAGCGCGAGCGCTTCAACCCGGCCCGCATGTACGACGCCATTCGGCCGGTGCTGGTCGAGCTCACTACCGAGCTGCGCCGAAGCCTGGAGTTCTTCCGGGTGCAAGTAGGCGACCTGGGGGTAGACCAGGGCTTTGTGGCCGGGGGGGGCAGCAAGCTGCGCAGCCTGGTACCCCTGCTGGCCGATACGCTGGGCATTCCACTGGAAATCGCCGACCCCTGGCAAGGCATCCAGATTGATAAGAGCCGCTTCGACCTGGAATACCTGCGCAGTCTGTCGCCGGAGTTCACGGTTCCGGTGGGGCTGGCCCTACGGGGGGTGAACCCGCTTGATTAA
- a CDS encoding flagellar protein FliT: MIKLNLLPKNLRRRVEPGWWRLAAAAVVLAVLGTVAFLHLSTLSRVQALENQRDQLQVEVDVLRPFIAEQNRLNQQQRELEQLLSVRNQLRERFVPWSDNLAQVINQIPREGRRFGVALRSIGTKALTPQETQNNVQNGVYDGKPVNVEFNLQGEAIGQNALIRFVEAFETSPRFGINFQNASLDQQRQLYTFGATVGLVGQAPATASNTTGGEGSGSPSR; the protein is encoded by the coding sequence TTGATTAAACTCAACCTCCTCCCTAAAAACCTGCGCCGCCGGGTCGAGCCCGGCTGGTGGCGGCTCGCCGCTGCTGCGGTGGTGCTGGCCGTGCTGGGGACGGTCGCCTTTCTCCACCTGTCCACCCTCTCGCGGGTACAGGCCCTGGAGAACCAGCGCGACCAGCTTCAGGTAGAAGTAGATGTGCTGCGGCCTTTTATCGCCGAACAAAACCGCCTGAACCAGCAACAGCGCGAGCTTGAGCAGTTGCTTTCGGTACGCAACCAGTTGCGCGAACGCTTCGTGCCCTGGTCGGACAACCTGGCCCAGGTTATCAACCAAATACCACGGGAGGGCCGCCGCTTTGGAGTAGCCCTGCGCAGCATTGGCACCAAAGCCCTCACCCCACAAGAGACCCAGAACAACGTGCAAAACGGGGTCTACGATGGCAAACCGGTTAATGTGGAGTTCAACCTCCAGGGCGAGGCCATCGGCCAGAATGCGCTGATTCGTTTCGTAGAGGCTTTCGAGACCTCGCCGCGCTTTGGCATCAACTTCCAGAACGCCAGCCTCGACCAACAAAGGCAGCTCTACACCTTTGGAGCGACCGTGGGTCTGGTCGGCCAAGCCCCGGCAACCGCCAGCAACACGACAGGAGGTGAAGGCAGTGGTAGCCCTTCTCGCTAG
- a CDS encoding type 4a pilus biogenesis protein PilO yields MVALLARMGQREWAIVAMVAAVLLGLMWYFLITQPLQGRIPEIQAEVDRLTTERDRGRAAQRALPQLRETIARLDAERQQFLRELPPTEQLGRVLSSLAQTARESGVVLRTLSRGAGDNQGVANVRATNLAMQVESPFPELYVFLRNLEGFQRFATVSGLNLTLGGSATATVGQATNPTINTSLTMTVYTYTGQAQPAQGGQPPQPGQPGQPGGQP; encoded by the coding sequence GTGGTAGCCCTTCTCGCTAGAATGGGCCAGCGTGAGTGGGCCATTGTCGCCATGGTGGCGGCCGTGTTGCTGGGCCTGATGTGGTACTTCCTGATAACCCAGCCCCTGCAGGGCCGCATCCCAGAGATTCAGGCCGAAGTCGATCGCCTGACCACCGAACGGGATCGGGGTCGCGCAGCCCAACGGGCGCTGCCTCAGTTGCGTGAAACCATCGCCCGCTTGGATGCCGAACGCCAGCAGTTCCTGCGCGAGTTGCCGCCCACCGAGCAGCTAGGCCGGGTGCTGAGTTCCCTGGCCCAGACCGCCCGCGAGAGCGGGGTGGTCTTGCGCACCCTCAGCCGCGGGGCAGGCGACAACCAGGGCGTAGCCAACGTGCGGGCCACCAACCTGGCCATGCAGGTCGAGTCTCCCTTCCCCGAGTTATATGTGTTCTTGCGCAACCTCGAGGGCTTCCAGCGCTTCGCTACGGTCTCGGGGCTCAACCTGACCCTCGGGGGGAGTGCTACCGCTACGGTAGGCCAGGCCACCAACCCCACCATCAACACCAGCCTGACCATGACCGTCTACACCTACACCGGACAGGCCCAGCCGGCCCAGGGTGGACAACCCCCACAGCCGGGTCAGCCTGGCCAGCCCGGAGGTCAGCCATGA
- a CDS encoding secretin N-terminal domain-containing protein, with protein sequence MKRFLALLVVLSLALAQGTLPRDARFDQPVSNIGTNLPLPTLLDALARSVGLSPILRDVPNVNVTADIDKKPFRQVWELLINTYGDGRITYALLDNNVIVVGPKEVVDRARGQTTQPTPQPSEPVAREFYQVRSGDPAALANFVQQEVPGVTVRAVPGQNVLSISGPARQVTEALNFLQRIDVPRATVAAAPVVQKSFALSHARASELADVLSKAIAAQAQGQAAPAQGQAQAAAPAAPQVTVVAEPRTNTIIVTGSAEQIALAERLIPTLDRPVQQVQLQIRVQAVSGEVIRNLGIKWETVSGGNLIASFLSTGLNLIFDATRSLASLNIRAVLDALEKQQLSRRLSDANVLVEDNYGADTSDLRATGARGAEIKVGGRLLIPIKISDQVSVREFDYGLLVRVRPQISADGNILLEVYTQTGGDPADGPAGSIRIPQQSTLSKLRIRDGQTVVLGGLIQKVTDTSESKVPLLGDIPLLGELFKQRTSSIKDDELIVIITGNIVKDAAQR encoded by the coding sequence ATGAAGCGTTTTCTTGCCCTTTTGGTGGTGTTGAGTCTGGCGCTGGCCCAGGGTACTTTGCCCCGGGATGCGCGCTTCGACCAACCCGTAAGCAACATTGGCACCAACCTTCCCTTGCCCACCTTGCTCGACGCCCTGGCCCGCAGTGTGGGGCTCTCCCCCATCCTGCGCGATGTGCCTAACGTCAACGTCACGGCAGATATCGACAAAAAGCCCTTCCGTCAGGTCTGGGAACTGCTAATCAACACCTACGGGGACGGACGTATCACCTACGCCCTCCTGGACAACAACGTCATCGTGGTAGGGCCGAAGGAAGTAGTGGATCGGGCCCGTGGTCAAACCACCCAGCCTACCCCACAACCCAGCGAGCCGGTTGCGCGCGAGTTCTATCAGGTGCGCTCGGGCGACCCGGCTGCGCTGGCCAACTTTGTGCAACAAGAGGTCCCGGGCGTTACGGTACGCGCCGTACCCGGCCAAAATGTCCTCTCCATCAGCGGCCCCGCCCGCCAGGTGACCGAGGCCCTCAACTTCCTGCAGCGCATAGATGTGCCCAGGGCCACCGTGGCCGCCGCGCCGGTAGTACAAAAATCCTTCGCTCTATCCCATGCGCGCGCCAGTGAGCTAGCGGATGTACTGAGCAAGGCCATTGCCGCCCAGGCCCAAGGCCAGGCCGCGCCCGCGCAAGGGCAGGCCCAGGCCGCAGCCCCTGCCGCACCCCAGGTCACGGTGGTAGCCGAACCCCGCACCAACACAATCATCGTGACCGGCTCGGCCGAGCAGATTGCCCTGGCCGAGCGCCTGATTCCCACCCTGGACCGCCCTGTTCAGCAAGTCCAGTTGCAAATTCGAGTACAGGCAGTCTCGGGCGAGGTCATCCGCAACCTCGGCATCAAATGGGAGACCGTCTCGGGGGGCAACCTGATTGCCAGCTTCCTCTCCACGGGCCTCAACCTGATTTTTGATGCCACCCGCAGCCTGGCCTCGCTTAACATCCGGGCGGTGCTGGATGCCCTGGAGAAGCAGCAGCTTTCCCGCCGCTTGAGCGATGCCAATGTGCTGGTAGAAGACAACTACGGGGCCGATACCTCCGACCTGCGGGCCACTGGGGCACGGGGCGCGGAGATTAAGGTAGGCGGCCGTCTTCTGATTCCCATTAAGATTAGTGACCAGGTTTCGGTACGCGAGTTCGACTATGGGCTGCTGGTGCGGGTGCGTCCGCAAATCTCGGCCGATGGGAATATCTTGCTCGAGGTCTACACCCAGACCGGCGGCGACCCTGCCGATGGCCCCGCAGGCAGCATCCGTATCCCTCAACAATCCACCCTCTCCAAGCTCCGCATCCGCGACGGCCAGACGGTGGTGTTGGGTGGCCTGATTCAAAAGGTTACCGACACCTCCGAGAGCAAGGTTCCTCTGTTGGGCGACATTCCCCTGTTGGGCGAGCTTTTCAAACAGCGCACCTCCTCCATTAAGGACGATGAACTGATCGTGATTATTACCGGCAACATCGTCAAGGACGCTGCCCAACGCTAA
- the aroC gene encoding chorismate synthase: MRFLTAGESHGPQLTGIVEGLPSQLPLTVEDINPWLKKRQGGYGRGRRMVIETDTVEFMSGVRAGRTTGAPVTLVIKNADYRNWLEIMDPAPGNEPRKKALTAARPGHADLAGGVKYGHKDLRDVLERASARETAMRVAVGAIAHKLLSFFGVESASFVDGMAGVWSEVPFDWSLKERIEESPVRMTDPQAEAEVIRRVDEAKAGGDTLGGIIEVRFKGLVMGLGSQMHWERKLDGRIAQMVMSIPAIKGVEIGTGFGNAMKLGSQVHDPIYWEDSRGYYRQSNRAGGTEAGMTTGEELVVRAALKPIATLMKPLPTVDVVTHQPADAARERSDVTAVPAASVILEALVGIVLAQAYLEKFGGDTLDELVERVERYKERVLAY; the protein is encoded by the coding sequence ATGCGTTTTCTAACTGCTGGAGAATCCCACGGGCCGCAGCTTACTGGTATCGTGGAGGGCCTGCCCAGCCAGCTACCCCTGACGGTAGAAGACATCAACCCCTGGCTCAAGAAACGCCAGGGGGGGTATGGGCGTGGGCGACGGATGGTGATCGAGACCGACACGGTAGAGTTCATGAGCGGGGTGCGGGCCGGACGTACCACCGGCGCCCCGGTGACGCTGGTAATCAAGAACGCCGACTACCGCAACTGGCTCGAGATTATGGATCCAGCCCCCGGCAACGAGCCACGCAAGAAAGCCCTCACCGCTGCCAGGCCCGGCCACGCCGACCTGGCGGGCGGGGTTAAGTACGGACACAAAGATTTGCGCGATGTGCTCGAGCGGGCCTCGGCCCGCGAGACCGCCATGCGCGTTGCGGTGGGAGCGATTGCCCACAAGCTGCTCTCGTTTTTTGGGGTAGAGAGTGCCTCTTTTGTAGATGGCATGGCCGGGGTCTGGAGTGAAGTACCGTTCGACTGGAGTCTGAAGGAACGCATCGAGGAAAGCCCGGTACGAATGACCGATCCCCAGGCCGAAGCCGAGGTTATCCGCCGGGTGGACGAGGCCAAGGCCGGGGGCGACACCCTCGGGGGTATTATCGAGGTCCGCTTTAAGGGGCTGGTCATGGGGCTGGGTTCCCAGATGCACTGGGAACGCAAGCTCGACGGGCGCATCGCCCAGATGGTCATGAGCATCCCGGCCATTAAGGGGGTAGAAATCGGCACCGGCTTTGGCAACGCCATGAAACTGGGTTCACAAGTCCACGACCCCATCTACTGGGAAGATAGCCGAGGCTACTACCGCCAGAGCAACCGCGCCGGCGGCACCGAAGCCGGCATGACCACCGGAGAGGAACTGGTCGTGCGGGCCGCCCTCAAACCTATCGCCACGCTGATGAAGCCGCTGCCCACGGTGGACGTGGTTACCCACCAGCCCGCCGACGCGGCCCGCGAGCGCTCCGACGTGACCGCCGTACCCGCAGCCAGCGTGATTCTAGAAGCGCTGGTGGGCATCGTGCTGGCCCAGGCCTACCTGGAAAAGTTTGGTGGCGACACCCTGGACGAGCTGGTTGAGCGGGTCGAACGATACAAAGAGCGGGTGCTGGCGTACTAG
- a CDS encoding shikimate kinase, with the protein MIEIERPVTWVALTGFMGVGKSRIGRELARELMLHFIDLDRYIEREMGLSVADIFRHLGEPTFRQLEAEAVNELTQKDFLVLSLGGGTFVNAENRQRLLRRGPVVALWASPETILERVSRRPGQRPMLENPDPLERIQRLLAERESIYRQATLHVSTDGRRIPDVVDEIIDRLWDYAEAED; encoded by the coding sequence ATGATTGAGATTGAGCGCCCCGTGACCTGGGTAGCCCTCACGGGTTTTATGGGGGTGGGCAAGAGCCGCATCGGGCGGGAACTGGCTCGCGAACTCATGCTGCACTTTATCGACCTGGATCGGTATATCGAGCGTGAGATGGGCCTCTCAGTTGCCGACATTTTCCGCCACCTCGGCGAGCCCACCTTTCGCCAACTCGAGGCCGAGGCCGTAAATGAACTTACCCAAAAAGATTTTCTGGTACTCTCACTGGGAGGGGGCACCTTCGTGAACGCAGAAAACCGCCAGCGGCTGTTGCGACGGGGGCCGGTGGTGGCACTGTGGGCCAGCCCGGAGACCATCCTCGAGCGGGTCAGCCGCCGCCCCGGACAGCGCCCGATGCTCGAGAACCCCGATCCCCTCGAGCGCATCCAGAGGCTCCTGGCCGAACGAGAGTCTATCTACCGCCAGGCCACCCTACATGTCTCTACCGATGGTCGACGGATTCCCGACGTAGTAGACGAGATTATTGACCGACTGTGGGATTATGCGGAAGCTGAAGATTAA
- a CDS encoding 3-dehydroquinate synthase family protein, which produces MRKLKIKHPIPYPIHIGFDLEVPQAEGPRAMIFDLAVQDYAKKLAARLDISAGLGLPGGEGVKSLAAYGKALSWLAQQALPRDTTLYIVGGGSLTDLGGFIAATYLRGVSYISLPTTTLAMVDASLGNKTGINLPEGKNLVGAFHAPEGVYADLETLQTLPLPTFKQGLVEAFKHGLIAGDELLVNVEPLSLDWEGFENYLARAIAVKLQIVEADPTEQNERRKLNLGHTLAHALEGATFGTMPHGVAVAYGLLFAALLGRAHGGNDLVPTVLKLLQWLSPPPPPRFSWDDLTPFLSRDKKKVGKALNWVVPKDMGWLEIHPVLQEVLLGCYEEFLSLVSTLQSSPIPKSQTEQV; this is translated from the coding sequence ATGCGGAAGCTGAAGATTAAACACCCCATCCCCTACCCGATCCATATCGGGTTCGACCTCGAGGTACCCCAGGCCGAAGGCCCCCGGGCCATGATTTTCGACCTGGCCGTACAGGACTACGCCAAGAAGCTGGCCGCCCGGCTGGATATTTCAGCGGGCCTGGGCCTGCCGGGCGGCGAGGGCGTGAAGAGCCTGGCCGCCTACGGCAAAGCCCTATCCTGGCTGGCGCAGCAGGCCCTTCCCCGCGACACCACCCTCTATATTGTGGGCGGCGGCTCCCTCACCGACCTGGGAGGGTTTATTGCGGCCACTTACCTGCGGGGCGTGAGTTATATCAGCCTGCCCACCACCACCCTGGCCATGGTAGATGCCTCGCTGGGCAACAAAACCGGCATCAACCTGCCGGAGGGTAAAAACCTGGTGGGGGCCTTCCATGCCCCCGAGGGCGTCTATGCCGATCTCGAGACCCTTCAAACCCTTCCCCTCCCCACCTTCAAGCAGGGGCTGGTCGAAGCCTTCAAGCACGGCCTCATCGCCGGGGACGAACTGCTGGTGAATGTGGAACCGCTCTCGCTGGATTGGGAAGGTTTCGAGAACTACCTGGCCCGCGCCATCGCGGTCAAGTTGCAGATTGTGGAGGCCGACCCCACCGAGCAAAACGAGCGCCGCAAGCTAAACCTGGGGCACACCCTGGCCCATGCCCTCGAGGGCGCCACCTTTGGCACCATGCCCCACGGGGTCGCGGTGGCCTACGGCCTGCTCTTTGCGGCCCTGCTGGGCCGTGCCCACGGCGGCAACGACCTGGTGCCCACCGTACTCAAGCTGTTGCAGTGGCTCTCCCCGCCCCCGCCCCCCCGCTTTAGCTGGGACGACCTGACTCCCTTCCTCAGCCGGGACAAGAAAAAGGTGGGCAAGGCCCTCAACTGGGTGGTACCCAAGGACATGGGCTGGCTCGAGATTCACCCGGTACTGCAAGAGGTACTGCTGGGCTGCTAC